From the genome of Acinetobacter sp. TR3:
ATTTATATGAACTTTTAGAACAATTACAACAAGATGAATTGCTACAGCTCTGGCAAGAGACCTTGGAACAGTTATTGCAATTAGAACAGATGCAAGGTTATTTGCATGGTTGTTGTGTGCGTTCAGCACGAGAACAGCAGTTGATTGATGTAGAGCAAACACAGGAGTTTCTGTCTCGAGCTTTGTCGATCGGGCAGACGGCGGATTACAGTGCAGCTTGGTTTGAAGGTTTCTTGACCCATCAAGCTTTGCTATTGATTCATGAGCAAAGTCTTTGGGATGCGGTGAGCCAATGGGTCAATCAATTACAAGAGCAGCAATTCATTGAATTGTTACCGATTTTGGCGAGAACAGCTTCAAGTTTTAGCCCTGCTGAAGCACAGCAATTAATTCAGAAAGTGACGCAAAAATCGACCGCAGTCAAACAAGAGGTCGGTGCTTTAGACATCGCACGTGCTCAAACGGTATTAGATGAAATTTATGCGTATTTACAGCCTGTTGCTGTCGAGGTTTAAGTGATGAACATGAATGAAGAACTGATCACTTTAAAACAATCTGACCTTGCGGAACAAGAACGACGTTGGCGATTAATTTTAGGGCAAGTCCCAAATTCGACCTCGCATTTACCGAATTGGTCGGTGCAAGATACCAAAATGCAAGAATGCTTGAATGAGCTTTATCAGACGCAACAGTCCAATCGCCGTGGTGGTTTAGGGCATTCTAGTCCTCGAGTGGCGCAATGGTTGGGGGATATTCGCCAGTATTTCCCATCTTCTGTGGTAAAAGTTATTCAAAAAGATGCTTTAGAGCGTTTAAATTTACAACAAATGTTGTTAGAGCCTGAATTGTTGGCGAGTGTAGAGGTCGATATTCATTTGGTTTCTACCTTAATTTCACTCAATCATTTGATGCCTGAAAAAACCAAAGAAACTGCACGCATCGTGGTACGTCAGTTGGTAGAACAGCTTGAAAACCGTTTAAAACAACCATTACAGCAAGCGATTCGAGGCAGTATCAATCGTTCAGCACATACGCGTCGTCCTAAACGCATGCAAGACATTAACTGGAAACGCACCATTCAAGCCAATTTGAAACATTGGCAGGAAGATTTTAAAACCATTATTCCACATGAATTACATGGACATCCACGCCAACAAACGGCTTTAAAAGACATTGTACTGTGTGTCGATCAAAGTGGTTCGATGGCACCTTCGGTGATTTATTCCAGTGTCTTTGCGGCAGTGATGGCAAGTATTCGTGCAGTCAGTACGCAAATGATTGTATTTGATACTGAGTTAGCCGATTTAACCCCTTTGCTCCAAGACCCTGTGGATGTGTTGTTTGGAACGCAGTTGGGTGGGGGAACCGATATTGCCAAAGCGATTAAATATTGTCGTGGTAAAATTACTCGTCCAGAAGATACCATCTTTATTCTCATCAGTGATTTGTGTGAAGGTGGTGATGCCAAGCAAATGCTCAAGCAAGTCGCTGAAATGCTAGATAGTGGTGTGCAAGTGATTGCATTACTGGCATTGTCTGATGATGGTGCGCCTTGGTACGATACCCAACATGCACAGATCTTTGCGGATATGGG
Proteins encoded in this window:
- a CDS encoding VWA domain-containing protein, encoding MNMNEELITLKQSDLAEQERRWRLILGQVPNSTSHLPNWSVQDTKMQECLNELYQTQQSNRRGGLGHSSPRVAQWLGDIRQYFPSSVVKVIQKDALERLNLQQMLLEPELLASVEVDIHLVSTLISLNHLMPEKTKETARIVVRQLVEQLENRLKQPLQQAIRGSINRSAHTRRPKRMQDINWKRTIQANLKHWQEDFKTIIPHELHGHPRQQTALKDIVLCVDQSGSMAPSVIYSSVFAAVMASIRAVSTQMIVFDTELADLTPLLQDPVDVLFGTQLGGGTDIAKAIKYCRGKITRPEDTIFILISDLCEGGDAKQMLKQVAEMLDSGVQVIALLALSDDGAPWYDTQHAQIFADMGIPTFACTPDQFPELMATAIEKRDIHAWYATQQNLT